One part of the Enterococcus sp. DIV1094 genome encodes these proteins:
- a CDS encoding propanediol/glycerol family dehydratase medium subunit — translation MAEINENLLRSIIQEVLTEMDTNKTDQTVAFKSTPSTVAAADNNSESWFRSIGVAQPGNAPDEVVIAVGPAFAASQTTSIIGLSHKDILKQIIAGIEEEGLKARVVKVFRSSDVAFVAVEGDKLSGSGICVSIQSKGTAIIHQKDLQPLSNLELFPQAPLITLETYRAIGKNAAKYAKGESPNPVPMMNDQMARPKYQAQSALLHIKETKHVVIGKPAEEIAVTL, via the coding sequence ATGGCAGAAATCAACGAAAATTTATTAAGATCGATCATTCAAGAAGTCTTGACTGAAATGGATACAAATAAAACTGACCAAACAGTAGCATTCAAAAGTACACCGTCTACTGTTGCAGCGGCAGATAACAACTCTGAATCTTGGTTCCGTTCCATCGGTGTTGCTCAACCCGGCAATGCACCAGATGAAGTGGTTATCGCAGTTGGACCTGCATTTGCGGCATCTCAAACAACGAGTATCATTGGCTTGAGTCATAAAGATATCTTGAAGCAAATCATTGCAGGGATCGAAGAGGAAGGCTTAAAAGCTCGTGTAGTCAAAGTGTTCCGTTCTTCAGACGTGGCATTTGTTGCGGTTGAGGGAGACAAGCTTTCTGGTTCAGGTATTTGCGTGTCGATCCAATCAAAAGGAACAGCGATCATTCACCAAAAAGATTTACAACCATTGTCAAATCTTGAATTATTCCCACAAGCACCACTGATCACACTTGAAACGTATCGTGCGATCGGTAAAAATGCAGCGAAATATGCAAAAGGGGAATCACCAAATCCAGTTCCGATGATGAACGACCAAATGGCACGTCCAAAATACCAAGCACAATCTGCTTTACTTCACATCAAAGAAACAAAGCATGTTGTCATTGGGAAACCAGCAGAAGAAATTGCTGTAACATTATAA
- a CDS encoding glycerol dehydratase reactivase beta/small subunit family protein, with product MDRPSIIIYVDGIDEAILTSLLYGIEEESIPYKLEAKAFNNAAQAAYEAALASPLQVGIGGSKDTLCLHHKSLKREAPYQVLQHVSIVPSTILRNLGSNAARIVKSIPLKSLELLEVNQ from the coding sequence ATGGATAGACCTTCGATCATCATCTACGTAGATGGAATCGACGAAGCAATCTTGACCTCATTACTCTATGGGATAGAAGAAGAGAGCATTCCGTATAAGTTAGAAGCAAAAGCGTTCAATAATGCAGCCCAAGCGGCATACGAAGCGGCTTTAGCTTCTCCATTACAAGTAGGGATCGGCGGAAGCAAGGATACACTTTGCTTACACCATAAAAGCTTGAAAAGAGAAGCACCTTATCAAGTATTGCAACATGTTTCAATCGTCCCTTCCACGATTTTGAGAAACTTAGGAAGCAATGCTGCACGGATCGTCAAAAGCATTCCGTTAAAATCACTGGAATTATTGGAGGTGAATCAATGA
- the pduM gene encoding PduM family microcompartment protein, with protein sequence MEEIIQKVVDWLIKREKSTVIVSADAVDTDSIKPFLSNKFVYVKNCDCFFLTNFARKNESDPFVRWLFRSLDYGCELRFQCSFSDLTLIPEEIFHYNVEVYTATEKPCYAFSNRYITYKQVAVLPNHAVLILSMKQNFTLLAQEIIQEKQITVCKRSGSQC encoded by the coding sequence ATGGAAGAAATTATTCAAAAAGTGGTTGATTGGCTCATCAAAAGAGAAAAAAGTACAGTGATCGTATCAGCTGATGCGGTCGATACCGATTCGATCAAACCTTTTCTGTCGAATAAATTTGTCTATGTCAAAAATTGCGACTGTTTCTTTTTAACGAATTTCGCAAGAAAAAATGAGAGTGATCCATTTGTACGATGGCTATTTCGTAGCTTGGACTACGGTTGCGAGCTTAGATTTCAATGCTCTTTTTCGGATCTGACTTTGATACCTGAAGAAATCTTCCACTATAATGTCGAAGTTTATACAGCTACTGAAAAACCATGTTATGCCTTTTCGAATCGGTATATCACTTATAAGCAAGTGGCTGTTCTGCCGAATCATGCAGTGTTGATTCTTTCAATGAAACAAAACTTTACATTATTGGCACAAGAAATCATTCAGGAAAAACAGATAACTGTTTGTAAAAGGAGCGGATCTCAATGTTAA
- a CDS encoding EutN/CcmL family microcompartment protein, with protein MLMGKIIGSVVSTQKDSSLVGKKLMIVQPINAQKEAVRFQQVAADTVGAGIGDYVLLNSGSSARHLFSEPSEAVDCAIVGIIDTFDM; from the coding sequence ATGTTAATGGGAAAAATAATCGGTAGCGTTGTGTCTACTCAAAAAGATTCCTCTCTTGTAGGCAAAAAACTAATGATCGTTCAACCGATCAATGCGCAAAAAGAGGCAGTACGTTTTCAACAAGTAGCAGCTGATACTGTAGGTGCTGGCATTGGTGATTATGTTCTGTTGAATAGCGGCAGTTCAGCGAGACATTTATTCTCGGAACCATCAGAAGCGGTCGATTGTGCGATTGTTGGGATCATCGATACATTTGACATGTAA
- a CDS encoding cob(I)yrinic acid a,c-diamide adenosyltransferase — protein sequence MPIYTKTGDKGMTSLFDGTRVKKASLRVEVYGTFDECCAQISLAQKMLKNQESQLALDWIQNKLFQMNAELATATKTDKLVNKSDLISMEDIRQLEIWIDKKTAKLPPIHEFILPGKSLAGAQLHVARTVCRRGERVLDRFMENEEVRAELSKFANRLSDCLYSFAREADHEQEQEALITKIIHRYQERVQQPKVKPDFEEIVHACIDHANCLSVPVSIAIVDKNGALKQFYRMDDALIVSESMAIKKAYTAVSMKADTHELTELVQPSQPLFQLETLSDGKLVTFGGGFLLKDGQGNIIGGVGVSGGRPDQDMAIATKGIKKFKERA from the coding sequence ATGCCGATCTATACAAAAACTGGTGATAAAGGAATGACCAGTCTTTTTGATGGGACACGAGTCAAAAAAGCGAGTTTAAGAGTTGAAGTTTATGGAACTTTTGATGAATGCTGTGCGCAGATCAGTTTGGCACAAAAAATGTTGAAAAACCAGGAAAGCCAACTTGCGCTAGACTGGATCCAAAATAAACTTTTTCAGATGAATGCAGAATTAGCAACAGCGACGAAAACTGATAAATTGGTCAACAAAAGCGATCTGATCTCTATGGAGGATATCCGACAATTGGAAATTTGGATCGATAAAAAAACGGCGAAGTTACCACCGATCCATGAATTTATCTTACCGGGGAAAAGTTTAGCTGGGGCGCAACTTCATGTGGCTCGAACCGTTTGTCGTCGAGGCGAACGTGTACTTGATCGTTTCATGGAAAACGAAGAAGTCCGTGCAGAGCTTAGCAAGTTTGCTAATCGTTTGTCGGATTGCTTGTATTCTTTTGCCCGTGAGGCAGATCATGAACAGGAACAAGAAGCGCTGATCACTAAAATCATTCATCGTTATCAAGAACGTGTGCAACAGCCAAAAGTCAAACCTGACTTTGAAGAGATCGTGCACGCTTGTATCGATCATGCGAATTGTTTGAGCGTACCTGTTTCTATTGCAATCGTTGATAAAAACGGGGCTTTGAAACAATTCTATCGAATGGACGATGCACTGATCGTTAGTGAAAGCATGGCGATCAAAAAAGCCTATACAGCTGTTTCGATGAAAGCTGATACGCATGAACTAACAGAGTTGGTACAACCAAGCCAGCCGCTTTTTCAACTAGAAACCTTAAGTGATGGAAAACTTGTGACATTCGGAGGAGGCTTCCTTCTTAAAGATGGACAAGGGAACATCATTGGTGGTGTCGGCGTGAGCGGTGGTCGTCCAGATCAAGATATGGCGATTGCAACAAAAGGAATCAAAAAGTTTAAGGAGCGAGCATGA
- the eutJ gene encoding ethanolamine utilization protein EutJ, with protein MQGIEKANQLLESFEKIVHSFVPTDHTAADGYKVGVDLGTASIVLVVLDANNQPLFGAFKEAKVIRDGLVVDYQKAVKIVEALREEAEAALGFELKAASGAIPPGTIGNNKKVVANVIESAGMEIDQLVDEPSAAALTLDISDGAVIDIGGGTTGISILKNGEVAFVDDEPTGGTHMTLVIAGYHGVDTDEAEKIKRNPKNEAENFTICRPVIQKMATIAKNMLDAHPIEPIFVVGGAAYFTQFEEEMSSVIGKEVLKPIHPQFVTPIGIAMASEVIVE; from the coding sequence ATGCAAGGAATTGAGAAAGCGAACCAGTTATTAGAATCTTTCGAAAAAATCGTCCATTCTTTTGTACCAACTGATCATACAGCGGCTGATGGCTATAAAGTAGGCGTCGATCTGGGAACAGCTTCAATCGTATTAGTTGTTTTAGATGCCAACAACCAACCGTTATTCGGGGCTTTCAAAGAAGCGAAGGTGATTCGAGACGGTTTGGTGGTTGATTATCAAAAAGCGGTGAAAATCGTCGAAGCTTTGCGGGAAGAAGCGGAGGCTGCTTTAGGGTTTGAACTGAAAGCAGCTTCCGGGGCTATCCCCCCAGGAACGATCGGTAACAACAAAAAAGTAGTAGCAAACGTCATTGAAAGTGCGGGGATGGAAATCGATCAGTTAGTGGATGAGCCGTCAGCGGCTGCCTTGACACTTGATATTTCAGACGGTGCAGTCATTGATATCGGGGGCGGAACGACGGGCATCAGCATCTTAAAGAATGGCGAAGTTGCATTCGTTGATGATGAACCCACTGGCGGAACGCATATGACGCTAGTGATCGCAGGGTATCACGGAGTGGACACAGATGAAGCGGAGAAAATCAAGAGAAATCCCAAAAATGAAGCGGAGAATTTTACGATTTGTCGTCCAGTGATTCAAAAAATGGCGACGATCGCAAAAAATATGTTGGATGCACATCCAATCGAGCCGATTTTTGTTGTCGGCGGGGCTGCTTATTTTACACAGTTCGAAGAAGAAATGAGTAGTGTCATTGGCAAGGAAGTATTGAAACCCATTCATCCGCAATTCGTTACACCGATCGGCATAGCGATGGCTTCTGAAGTCATCGTGGAATAG
- a CDS encoding BMC domain-containing protein: MNQAIGLIESTGLASAINLSDIMVKSANIELLSIEKTKGFGWMTVMVQGDVGAVKAAIDAAKSAAISMDAYVSSLVIPRPGDNILHVFSSKEEKAEPKQEEAPVAKVEETATKQESSAEKAVEPKSEEVPVIKEDKTTLPTSPVDTVSDKAKTPKDPPKKGNKTGAKKNKKN; this comes from the coding sequence ATGAACCAAGCAATTGGATTGATCGAATCAACAGGATTAGCCAGTGCTATCAACCTTTCTGATATCATGGTGAAATCCGCAAATATTGAACTTTTGAGTATAGAAAAGACTAAAGGATTTGGCTGGATGACCGTTATGGTCCAAGGCGATGTTGGTGCTGTAAAAGCAGCAATCGATGCCGCAAAATCCGCCGCGATCTCGATGGATGCCTACGTCTCTTCTCTGGTTATTCCAAGACCAGGAGACAATATTCTTCATGTCTTCTCTTCAAAAGAAGAGAAAGCTGAACCAAAGCAAGAAGAAGCGCCTGTCGCTAAGGTTGAGGAAACAGCAACGAAGCAAGAATCCTCAGCTGAAAAAGCTGTAGAGCCGAAGAGTGAAGAAGTGCCAGTTATCAAAGAAGATAAAACGACACTTCCTACAAGTCCTGTCGATACAGTGTCTGACAAAGCTAAAACCCCAAAAGATCCACCAAAAAAAGGAAACAAAACTGGGGCAAAGAAAAATAAAAAAAACTAG
- the pduL gene encoding phosphate propanoyltransferase, whose product MLDFSKAELKEIVRKVIADLDQTFPIGISNRHIHLTPAHFEQLFPGQNIERLRELKQPGEFAAKQTVTLIGPKGKIERVRILGPFRNRSQVEVSKTDARLLGINPPIKLSGDLDEAVEITLMTEAATITIPAAIIAQRHIHLNLKDMKRLDLAKDELVSVEILSGERATVYHEVALRPHEKFIMEMHIDTDEANAANVTTETRARIIR is encoded by the coding sequence ATGCTTGATTTTTCAAAAGCTGAGTTGAAAGAAATCGTCCGGAAAGTGATCGCAGATCTTGATCAAACCTTTCCGATCGGGATCTCAAATCGTCATATCCATCTGACACCAGCTCACTTTGAACAGCTTTTTCCTGGACAAAACATTGAGCGATTACGTGAGTTGAAACAACCTGGGGAGTTTGCAGCAAAGCAAACGGTGACGTTGATCGGTCCAAAGGGAAAGATCGAACGAGTAAGAATCCTTGGTCCGTTTCGCAATCGTTCACAAGTGGAAGTTTCAAAAACCGATGCGCGTCTGTTAGGAATCAATCCACCAATCAAGCTTTCTGGTGATCTTGACGAAGCAGTTGAAATCACTTTGATGACTGAAGCTGCTACGATCACGATTCCAGCTGCCATCATTGCACAACGACATATCCATTTGAATCTTAAGGATATGAAACGTTTGGATCTGGCTAAAGATGAGTTGGTGTCAGTCGAAATTTTATCTGGTGAACGAGCAACTGTCTATCATGAGGTTGCCTTACGTCCACATGAAAAATTTATTATGGAAATGCACATCGACACAGATGAAGCGAACGCAGCCAATGTGACTACTGAAACTAGAGCAAGGATCATTCGTTGA
- a CDS encoding diol dehydratase small subunit, protein MNEQTLESLVRNILQDMNNKPTGTTEVASGTQATTADYPIAVKHPEWVKTKTGKTLEDITLANVLNGSLTPEDLKITPSILKAQGEIAHSAGRKTISSNFDRAAELTAVPDERVLAMYNALRPYRSSKQELLDIADELETKYNAKISAAYFREASEHYETRKKLKGDN, encoded by the coding sequence ATGAACGAACAGACATTAGAAAGCTTGGTAAGAAATATCTTACAAGATATGAACAATAAACCGACTGGAACAACCGAAGTTGCAAGTGGCACCCAAGCGACGACTGCTGACTATCCAATTGCTGTCAAACATCCAGAATGGGTAAAAACAAAAACAGGCAAAACATTAGAAGATATCACACTGGCCAATGTATTGAATGGCTCGTTGACACCCGAAGACTTGAAGATCACACCATCGATCTTAAAAGCACAAGGTGAGATTGCGCACAGTGCCGGACGTAAAACTATTTCTTCTAACTTTGATCGTGCCGCAGAATTGACAGCGGTTCCTGATGAGCGTGTTTTAGCAATGTACAATGCGTTACGCCCGTATCGCTCAAGCAAACAAGAATTGCTGGACATTGCGGATGAATTGGAAACAAAATACAATGCGAAAATCTCTGCTGCTTATTTCCGTGAAGCAAGTGAGCATTACGAAACACGTAAGAAGCTTAAAGGGGATAATTAA
- a CDS encoding 1-propanol dehydrogenase PduQ: MNNWSMKTKVAVTTNIVERFEHFANETVLFVFDPFLKSNQKVLEMIAYLEQKNRVITFTEIVPDPPIEKVVKGMQIAMQAEPTVVIAIGGGSALDTAKGIIYFYQKVAKQAISYFVAIPTTSGTGSEVTSAAVITDTANKIKYPIFDEQLVPDEAILSIDFVLTSPPSITAYSGLDVLTHALEALVAKGRTNYSSALAEKAIGLVFSNLVECVKNGQNEEARVQMHEAATLAGVAFDNAGLGVCHALAHQVGALFKVPHGLANAMLLPHVILANAKDWTAKALYADVSRKLKLCTNGLSDEVAVIKLVDAIKRLSKESGVPTTLAEWKVEESSAHRVADQVAANAANDFTFQSNPIAFNHAQLKEIYQKIV; this comes from the coding sequence TTGAATAATTGGTCAATGAAAACAAAGGTTGCTGTAACAACGAACATCGTAGAAAGGTTCGAACATTTTGCAAATGAAACCGTTCTATTCGTTTTTGATCCTTTTTTGAAAAGTAATCAAAAAGTACTTGAAATGATTGCTTATTTAGAACAGAAAAATCGTGTGATCACATTTACCGAGATCGTTCCTGATCCACCAATTGAAAAAGTAGTGAAAGGGATGCAAATTGCTATGCAGGCTGAACCGACTGTCGTGATCGCAATCGGTGGTGGGTCTGCATTAGATACTGCTAAAGGAATCATTTATTTCTATCAGAAGGTAGCAAAGCAAGCAATCAGTTATTTTGTGGCGATCCCAACAACTAGTGGGACTGGCTCTGAGGTGACTAGTGCAGCTGTGATCACCGATACAGCAAATAAAATCAAATATCCGATATTTGATGAGCAGCTGGTTCCTGATGAAGCCATCTTGTCAATTGACTTTGTGCTGACAAGTCCGCCTTCGATCACTGCTTATAGTGGATTGGACGTTCTGACACATGCATTAGAAGCTTTGGTAGCGAAAGGGCGAACCAATTATTCTTCTGCGCTTGCAGAAAAAGCAATCGGTCTTGTCTTTTCGAATCTAGTCGAGTGTGTAAAAAATGGGCAAAATGAAGAAGCTCGCGTGCAAATGCATGAAGCAGCTACTCTAGCTGGTGTCGCTTTTGACAATGCTGGCTTAGGTGTTTGCCATGCTTTAGCTCATCAAGTTGGCGCGCTTTTCAAAGTTCCGCATGGTTTGGCAAATGCGATGTTGTTGCCGCATGTCATTTTAGCAAATGCCAAAGATTGGACAGCAAAAGCTTTATACGCAGACGTGTCACGAAAACTTAAATTGTGTACGAACGGTCTCTCAGACGAAGTGGCCGTGATCAAATTAGTGGATGCAATCAAACGATTGAGTAAAGAATCTGGAGTCCCAACAACTTTAGCTGAATGGAAAGTTGAGGAGTCAAGCGCTCATCGAGTAGCCGATCAAGTCGCTGCCAATGCTGCCAATGATTTTACTTTCCAATCGAATCCGATTGCTTTCAATCATGCACAATTAAAAGAAATCTATCAAAAAATCGTTTAA
- a CDS encoding BMC domain-containing protein, giving the protein MNDALGMIETKGLVGAVEAADAMVKAANVQLIGTEKIGSGLVTIMVRGDVGAVKAATDAGSAAAERVGEVVSVHVIPRPHHDVNKLLAGQDNA; this is encoded by the coding sequence ATGAATGATGCATTAGGAATGATCGAAACAAAAGGTTTAGTAGGAGCTGTTGAAGCAGCTGACGCAATGGTCAAAGCAGCAAACGTACAATTGATCGGAACTGAAAAAATCGGTTCTGGTTTAGTAACGATCATGGTGCGCGGAGATGTTGGCGCAGTCAAAGCAGCGACAGATGCTGGTTCTGCTGCGGCTGAACGTGTAGGGGAAGTGGTTTCTGTACACGTGATCCCACGCCCACATCATGATGTGAATAAACTATTAGCTGGTCAAGACAATGCTTGA
- a CDS encoding diol dehydratase reactivase subunit alpha encodes MKRIIGIDIGNSSTEIALAEIDKNDQIQFLQSAITETTGIKGTKKNLFGIYKAINEACAKNDLTISDIDLIRINEATPVIGDVAMEMITETIITESTMIGHNPKTPGGHGLGVGKTIKLSELVKKTFSDDDYVVVVEKEIEFDQAAKWINQIVENNIRVTGAILQSDDGVLVNNRLTHKIPIIDEVAYIEKIPLGMLAAVEVAPAGQGVAQLSNPYGIATVFELDSEATKSIVPMARALIGNRSAVVIKTPQGDVQARVIPAGSIEVTGGNRRKIVEISAGAEDIMTAVSSFAEIDNVTGESGTNVGGMLEKVRLTMANLTERPLAEIFIQDLLAVDTFVPIEVKGGVAGEFSMEQAVGIASMVKSDHLQMSKIAQSIEEDLKTPVEIGGAEAEAAILGALTTPGTSTPLAILDLGAGSTDASIIGDQTVSATHLAGAGDMVTLLIKSELGIDDIYLAEDVKKYPLAKVENIFYIRHEDGSVQFFEEPLDPHLFAKVVVVKPEGLIPIPLDISIEKIKLVRQTAKKRVFVTNTIRALKRVSPTGNIRDIPFVVIVGGSALDFEIPQIVTDALSHYGLVAGQGNVRACEGPRNAVATGLILSHLRGNEHG; translated from the coding sequence ATGAAACGTATTATAGGTATTGATATTGGAAATTCCTCAACGGAGATCGCACTTGCAGAGATCGATAAGAATGATCAAATTCAATTTCTACAATCGGCTATTACTGAAACAACGGGGATCAAAGGAACGAAGAAGAATCTCTTTGGGATCTATAAAGCAATCAATGAAGCTTGCGCAAAAAATGATCTGACCATCTCCGATATCGATTTGATCCGTATCAACGAAGCAACGCCTGTCATCGGTGACGTGGCGATGGAAATGATCACTGAAACGATCATCACCGAATCAACGATGATCGGTCATAATCCTAAAACGCCTGGTGGGCATGGTTTAGGCGTAGGGAAAACGATCAAATTATCAGAATTAGTCAAAAAAACATTCAGCGATGACGACTATGTCGTCGTCGTTGAAAAAGAAATCGAATTTGACCAAGCGGCGAAATGGATCAACCAGATCGTTGAAAATAATATTCGGGTCACAGGTGCGATCCTTCAAAGCGATGATGGGGTGTTAGTCAATAATCGCTTGACCCATAAAATCCCGATCATTGACGAAGTGGCGTACATTGAAAAAATCCCATTGGGTATGTTAGCTGCGGTTGAAGTAGCGCCAGCTGGTCAAGGGGTTGCTCAGTTATCGAATCCATATGGTATTGCGACTGTATTTGAACTTGATTCAGAAGCAACGAAAAGTATCGTTCCTATGGCTCGTGCGTTGATTGGCAACCGTTCTGCCGTCGTGATCAAGACACCACAAGGCGATGTGCAAGCACGTGTGATTCCAGCAGGCAGCATCGAGGTCACGGGAGGGAATCGTCGCAAGATCGTGGAAATCTCTGCTGGTGCAGAAGATATCATGACGGCGGTGAGTTCTTTTGCCGAGATCGACAATGTGACTGGTGAATCAGGTACAAACGTCGGTGGAATGTTGGAGAAAGTTCGGTTAACGATGGCGAATCTAACGGAACGTCCGCTCGCAGAGATTTTCATCCAAGACTTACTTGCGGTCGATACTTTTGTTCCAATCGAAGTCAAAGGCGGTGTTGCCGGTGAATTCTCAATGGAACAGGCAGTTGGTATCGCTTCAATGGTCAAATCGGATCATTTGCAAATGTCGAAAATCGCACAGTCGATTGAAGAAGATTTGAAAACACCGGTTGAGATTGGCGGTGCGGAAGCAGAGGCGGCGATTCTAGGGGCTTTGACGACGCCGGGTACAAGCACACCTTTAGCGATTTTAGATTTAGGTGCTGGTTCTACCGATGCGTCGATCATTGGGGATCAAACCGTTTCTGCTACTCATTTAGCTGGTGCGGGAGATATGGTGACATTATTGATCAAGTCGGAGTTAGGGATTGATGATATTTATTTAGCCGAAGATGTCAAAAAATATCCTTTGGCAAAAGTAGAGAATATTTTCTATATCCGTCATGAAGATGGCAGTGTGCAATTCTTTGAGGAACCTTTAGATCCTCACTTATTTGCAAAAGTTGTCGTTGTCAAACCAGAAGGCCTCATTCCGATTCCGCTAGATATTTCAATCGAAAAAATCAAATTAGTTAGACAGACAGCGAAAAAGAGAGTGTTTGTCACAAACACGATCCGAGCATTGAAACGTGTCAGCCCGACTGGCAATATCCGTGACATTCCATTTGTTGTGATCGTCGGAGGTTCGGCGCTTGATTTTGAGATTCCTCAAATCGTGACAGATGCGTTATCTCACTATGGGTTAGTTGCTGGGCAAGGGAATGTGCGTGCATGTGAAGGTCCTAGAAATGCCGTCGCTACTGGCTTGATCCTTTCACATCTGAGGGGGAATGAACATGGATAG
- a CDS encoding aldehyde dehydrogenase family protein, translating to MGEEQLKEQIMKVIQGILLEEPTTATASTSSVGIFPTVDTAVAAAKTAQERLDDLSLEQRKAIIAAIRTGMTPHIETIARETVEETKMGRYEDKIQKLTLAINKTPGVEDLVTEAVTGDNGMTLYELSPYGVIGAVTPSTNPAETLICNAIGMIAAGNAIYFSVHPGAKRISGWVVSKLNELIYQSCGIHNLVVTIEKPSIEAAQELMSHPDISLLVITGGPGVVRQAMKSGKKTIAAGEGNPPSLVDETADLDKAAADIVLGASFDNNILCTAEKSVVAVEQVVDYLILQMEKQGAYYVGDEQIIQRLIDKMIAENGAPNRQFVGKNASELLAAVGVNVSADIRVIIMKTDKNHPFVVKEMLMPILPIVTVKDFDEALPTALGIENKCHHTATMHSQNIQRLNLAAKKFQTSIFVKNGSSFAGLGFGGEGPTTFTIATPTGECTTTARNFARKRRCVLTDGFSIR from the coding sequence ATGGGCGAAGAACAATTAAAAGAACAAATCATGAAAGTGATTCAAGGAATCCTTTTAGAAGAACCAACTACCGCAACTGCTTCGACTTCTTCTGTCGGGATCTTTCCAACAGTTGACACAGCGGTTGCAGCTGCAAAAACAGCACAAGAACGTTTGGATGACTTGTCATTGGAACAACGAAAAGCAATTATTGCTGCGATTCGTACAGGGATGACGCCACATATCGAAACAATTGCTCGTGAGACGGTTGAAGAAACCAAAATGGGAAGATATGAAGATAAGATCCAAAAATTAACGCTTGCGATCAATAAGACACCTGGCGTGGAAGATCTTGTAACTGAAGCGGTCACTGGTGATAATGGAATGACACTTTATGAGTTATCTCCATATGGGGTGATTGGTGCGGTGACGCCAAGTACCAATCCAGCTGAAACATTGATCTGTAATGCAATCGGGATGATTGCAGCAGGAAATGCGATTTATTTCAGTGTCCATCCAGGGGCAAAGCGCATTTCTGGTTGGGTTGTTTCAAAATTGAATGAATTGATCTATCAAAGTTGTGGCATCCATAACTTGGTGGTAACGATTGAAAAACCTTCGATCGAAGCAGCGCAAGAGCTGATGAGTCATCCAGACATCTCATTGTTAGTGATCACTGGTGGACCTGGTGTTGTGCGCCAAGCAATGAAGAGTGGTAAGAAGACGATTGCAGCGGGGGAAGGCAATCCGCCCTCACTTGTCGATGAAACCGCAGACCTTGATAAAGCAGCGGCGGATATTGTTTTGGGCGCATCTTTTGATAACAACATCTTGTGTACAGCAGAGAAAAGTGTTGTTGCTGTCGAACAAGTGGTTGATTACTTGATTTTACAAATGGAAAAACAAGGGGCTTATTACGTAGGGGATGAACAAATCATCCAACGATTGATCGATAAGATGATTGCGGAAAATGGGGCACCTAATCGACAGTTTGTTGGGAAAAATGCGAGTGAGCTTTTAGCTGCTGTCGGTGTAAATGTATCAGCGGACATTCGCGTGATCATTATGAAAACAGATAAAAATCATCCGTTTGTTGTCAAAGAAATGTTGATGCCGATCTTGCCGATTGTGACAGTGAAAGATTTTGATGAAGCCTTACCGACGGCTTTAGGAATCGAAAACAAGTGTCATCACACGGCAACGATGCATTCGCAAAATATTCAACGATTGAACCTTGCAGCGAAGAAATTCCAAACATCGATCTTTGTAAAAAATGGTTCTTCTTTTGCAGGATTAGGGTTTGGTGGAGAAGGTCCAACCACATTCACGATTGCAACACCAACCGGCGAATGTACGACGACTGCTAGAAATTTTGCTAGAAAACGTCGTTGTGTGTTAACGGACGGATTTTCGATTCGTTAG